ATATGCGCGCAGCAAGGCGGGCGGCAAGGGCGGCTGGATCACCCGCGCCGAGGAATTCATCGCCCCCCGCTATCGCCTGACCGAGGCCGAGCATCGCCAGAGGACATCCGCATGGGCCTGATCGACCGCTTTCTGGGGGTCGCCCCCGCCGTCACCGCCCTGGGCAGTGCCGCCACCGGCATGGCCGAGGTCTTCACCCAGAACGCCACCCGCCGGATGGAACTGGACGAGGAAGCCTATGCCCGCGCCATCGCGCAGGCCGGGCAGGAATTCGCCGTGCCGCGCCAGGGCTGGTTCGACAGCTTCGTGAACGGGCTGAACCGCCTGCCGCGCCCGCTGCTGGCGCTTGGGACGATGGCGCTGTTCATCTATGCCATGGTCGAGCCCGCGGGCTTCGGCCTGCGGATGGAGGGGCTTCAGCAGGTGCCCGAGCCGCTGTGGTGGCTGCTGGGCGCCATCGTCGGCTTCTATTTCGGGGCCCGCGAGGCGCATCATTTCCGCCACCGCGTCTGGCCCGCCCGCATCACCGAGGAGACGACCATCGTCCCCCACACCACCCCCCCGGCCGCCCCCGTGCCGCAGGCCCGCCCCGCCGGGGATTTCTCCGACAATGCCGCCCTGCGCGACTGGCAGGCCTCGCTGCGCGATTAGGCCGCAGCCGCACACGGGGAACTGACCGCAGTCACACGAAGGGGGGGCTTTTCCCCCGTTCGTCACATCCCTATGCTGATGCGCAGCAAAGGATGCCCCAGATGATCGCTGAACTTGGCCATTTCGCCCTGATCCTGGCCTTCATGGTCGGGATCTACCAGATGACCATCCCGATGGTCGGCGCGCACAAGGGCTGGCACGGCTGGATGGACAGCGCCCGCCCCGCCGCCATGGCGCAACTGCTGCTGATGGTGCTCAGCTTCGGCGCGCTGACCATCGCCTTCGTCACCTCGGACTTCTCGCTGCGGCTGGTCTACGAGAACTCGCACACGGCCAAGCCGATGATCTACAAGATCAGCGGTGTCTGGGGCAACCACGAGGGCTCGATGCTGCTCTGGGTGCTGATCCTGGCGCTGTTCGGCGCGGCGGCGGCGCTGTTCGGGGGCAACCTGCCGCCCAGCCTGCGGGCGCGGGTGCTGGGGGTGCAGGCCTCGGTCAGCGTGGCCTTCTACGCCTTCATCATCTTCACCTCCAATCCGTTCTGGCGCATGGGAAATCCGCCCTTCGACGGGCGCGACCTGAACCCGCTTCTGCAGGACCCGGGCCTGGCGTTTCACCCGCCGTTTCTCTACCTGGGCTATGTCGGCCTCTCGATGGCCTTCAGCTTTGCCGTCGCCGCCCTGATCGAGGGGCGGGTCGACGCGGCTTGGGCCCGGTGGGTGCGCCCCTGGACGCTGGCGGCCTGGGTCTTCCTGACCATCGGCATCGCGCTCGGCTCGTGGTGGGCCTATTACGAGCTGGGCTGGGGCGGCTTCTGGTTCTGGGACCCGGTCGAGAATGCCAGCTTCATGCCCTGGCTGCTGGCCGCCGCGCTCCTGCATTCCGCCGTGGTGGTGGAAAAGCGCGAGGCGCTGAAAAGCTGGACCATCCTGTTGGCGATCATGGCCTTCGGCTTTTCGCTGATCGGCACCTTCATCGTGCGCTCGGGCGTCATCACCTCGGTCCACAGCTTCGCCAACGACCCCGAGCGCGGGGTGTTCATCCTGGCGATCCTGGCGGTCTTCGTGGGTGGCGCGCTGACGCTCTATGCCTTCCGTGCGACAGAGATGACGGCCAAGGGCGTCTTCTCGCCCGTCTCGCGCGAGGGCGCGCTGGTCCTGAACAACGTGCTGCTGGCGGTCGCGGCCTTCGTTGTGTTCATCGGCACCATCTGGCCGCTGGTGGCGGAAATGGTCTGGGGCCGCGTGCTGTCCGTGGGCCCGCCCTTCTTCAACCAGGCCTTCACGCCCTTCATGATCGTGCTGGCCATCGCGCTGCCCCTGGGGTCGATCCTGCCGTGGAAGCGCGCGACGCTGGCCCGTACCTTGCGGCCCCTGCGCGGCGCGCTGATCCTGACGGGCGCGATCATGGTGCTGGTCTTTGCCGTCTCGACCGGCAATTCCGGGCTGGCGGTGATCGGCGCGGGTCTGGGATCCTGGCTGGTCTTCGGCGCCTTAGCCGAGCTGTGGCTGCGCACCGGCAATTCGGGCGCGGGGCGCCTGCTGCGCCTGCCGCGCGCCGATTGGGGCAAGGCCACCGCCCATGCCGGGCTGGGCATCACCTTCATCGCCGTGGCGCTGGTTCAGGCCTGGCAGAGCGAGGATGTCCGCGTGGCGCAGGTCGACCAGCCCTTCCGCGTCGGCGCCTATGATCTGGTGCTGCGCGACGTCCAGCGCGTCGACGGGTCGAACTACCTGTCCCAGATGGCCACCATCGAGGCCAGTCGCGACGGCCGCCCCGTCGCCACGCTGACCCCGGAAAAGCGCGTCTATCCGGTGCAGGGCATGCCCACGACCGAGGCCTCGATCGACTACGGCTTCTGGCGCGACCTCTATGTGGTGCTGGGCGACGAGCAGGTGGGCGGGGGCTGGGCCGTGCGGACCTATATCAAGCCCTTCGTCAGCTGGATCTGGGCGGGCTCGATCCTGATGGCGCTTGGCGGGCTGATCAGCCTGACCGACCGGCGCTATCGCGTGGCCGCCGGCGCCTCGCGCCCGGTGCGCCGCGACATGACGGTCCCGGCGGAATGAGGGCGCTGTGGACCCGTCTGGCGCTGGTCTTGGCGCTGGCCTTGGCGCCGCTGACGCCCGCGCTGGCGGTGCAGCCCGACGAGGTGCTTCAGGATGCGGGGCTGGAATCCCGTGCCCGCCAGATCTCGCAGCAGCTGCGCTGCCCGGTCTGCCAGGGCGAGAACATCGACGAATCGAACGCCCCGATCAGCCGCGACCTGCGGCTGTTCGTGCGCGAGCGGCTGGTCGCGGGCGACAGCAATGACGAGGTGATCGACAATGTCGTCGATCGTTTCGGCGAGTTCGTGCTGTTCGATCCGCGCGCCACGGGCAGCAACCTGATTCTGTGGATGGCCGGGCCGCTGATGGCGGTGCTGGCCGCGCTGGCGGCGGCGCGCTTCCTGCGCGCGCGCAACCGCCCCACGCCCGAGGTCGCGGCGCTGGACCCCGCCGAGGCCAAGCGCCTGGACGAGATCATGCGCGGCAACTGACGCCAAGTCGCGCTTTCCCGAAAGCGCGTTTCTGGCATGATCGCCCCGACACCGGGGAGGGATCATGAGCTACCAGACAATCCAGTTCGACATCCGCGAGGGCGTGGCCACGCTGACCCTTAACCGGCCGGCCGTGATGAACGCGCTGAACCGCGCCATGCGGGCCGAGATCACGCAGGCCCTGACCACGCTGCCGCCCGAGGTCCGGGCCGTGGTGCTGACCGGGGCGGGGCGGGGCTTCTGCTCGGGCCAGGATCTGACCGATGCCGGGGCCGCCGCCGATCTGGAGGCGGTGCTGCGCGCCGAATACGAGCCGATGCTGGCCGCGATCACCACCTGCCCGGTCCCGGTAATCGCGGCGGTCAACGGCGTGGCGGCGGGTGCGGGCGCCAATCTGGCGCTGGCCGCCGATGTGGTGATCGCCACCGAAAGCGCCAGCTTCATCCAAGCCTTCACGCGGATCGGGCTGATCCCCGATGCGGGCGGCACCTGGATCGTGCCGCGCGCGGTGGGGCTGGCCCGGGCGATGGGGATGATGCTGTTCGCGGACGCCATCCCCGCGCGGCAGGCGGCGGATTGGGGCCTGATCTGGCAGGCCCTTCCCGACGATCAGTTCGCCGCAGGCGTCGCCGCCCGCGCGCAGGCGCTGGCCCGGGGACCGACCGGCGTCTTCCTGGCCATCCGCGCGGCGCTGGCGGCCTCGTTCTCGCAGGATCTGCCCGCCCAGCTGGATCTGGAGGCGCGACTGCAGGGCGAGGCCGGGCGCAGCGCGGATTTCGCCGAAGGGGTGGCGGCCTTCCTGCAGAAGCGGCCGCCGGTCTTCACCGGCCGCTGAAGCCCCGTCAGGCGATCTGGCGAAAGACCGGCGCGGGGCCGCGATTGTCGAAGAAGGGCACCGTGTCGGGTCGAGGCAGCGGCCGGTCCGCGGGCAGACCGTCGATCAGCTCGGCCAGTTCGGCCAGCACGACCTCGGTGATGAAGGGCAGGTCCAGCTGGCGGGCCTGCGCCAGGGGCACCCAATGCAGATGGGACAGCTCGTCGCAGGCGGCGCTGAAATCGTCGGGATCGCCCGCGATCGCCGCCGCATCGGCCACGAAGAAATGCGCGTCGAACCGGCGCGGGCGGCCGGGCGGGGTGATGGCACGGAACAGATAAACCAGCGGCGCGGCATCGGGTGCCAGCCCCGCCGCCGCATGCCCGGGCCAGCGGCAGGGCGGGCCGTCCGGCTGGCCGATCAGCAGGCCCGTCTCCTCGGCCAGCTCGCGCAGGGCGGCGGCCGCGATCGCCTCGGGCGAGACGCCGTCCTCCTGCTGCAGGCGCTGGCGGCAGACCGGCGCCAAGGGGCGCGCCAAGGCGACCTGCGCATCGGCGGAATCGACCGCCCCGCCGGGAAAGACGAATTTCGACGGCATGAAGGCCGCCGCCGCCCCGCGCATGCCCATCAGGACCGAGGGCCCCCGGTCGTCCCGGCGCAGCACCAGCACGGTGGCCGCATCGCGGATCGGCATGTCGGGCGCGGCACTCACGCGGCGACGCCGCTGGACCGCCCCCCGAAGCCATGCATCCGCCGCGCCCATTGCAGCCCGACCATCGCGCCCTTGATCAGCGGCAGCATGGCCAGCGACAGCACGATCGCGCCGATGCTGAAGGACAGAAGCATGGTCATCGCACTGGGCCGCCACGCAATGAACGAGGCCAGCAGCAGCGGCGCGCCCAGATGCGAGACGATCAGGATGGTCAGATAGGCCGGCCCGTCATCCGCGCGCTGGTGGTGCATCTCTTCCTGGCAGGAGGGGCAGTGATCCGCCACCTTCAGGTAGCTCAGGAACAGCTTGCCCTCGCCGCAGGCCGGGCAGCGACCGCGGGCGCCGCGCAGCATCGCCTGGCCTGTGGGGCGTTCGGGCGCGTCGACATCCTGCGGGGTGATCTGGGTCATGCGAAGGCTCCTTGCCCGGCGGGACAAGTGCCCGCGTCGCCCGGCATCCTAGCCGGGCGGCAGGGGCAAGGGAAGGGTCGCCTATGCCGCATGCTGCCCGTGGGCGCAGACGACCCGGTTGCGCCCCGCGGCCTTCGCGGCCAGCAGGGCCTGGTCCGCCCGCTCCATCACCAGCCGGCCCAGCTGGTCGGGGGCGCCCGGCTCGGACGGGTCCGCGCAGGCCAGGCCGACCGACGCGGTGACCCGGATCGCGCCGCCCCCCGACAGCCGCGGCAGGGTCACCGGCCGGTCCTGCACGGCCCGCCGCAGCGCCTCGGCCACGGGGCAGGCGCGGCCGGGCGGGCAATCGTCCAGAACGCACAGGAACTCTTCGCCCCCCATCCGGGCGACCATGCCTTGGGCGCCGATGGTCTCGCGCAGCCGGCGCGCCATCTCGGACAGGACGGCGTCGCCCGCGCTGTGGCCGTAGCGGTCGTTGACCGCCTTGAAGTGATCCAGGTCGACGACGAGGACGGCGAAGTCGCGCCCCTCCGCCACCGCCTGCCGGGCGATCTGGGCCAGGTGCGGCAGCGCATGGCGGCGATTGTAGAGCCCGGTCAGCGGATCGATCATCGCCAGACGCATCTGCCGGTCCATCTCGGCCCGGCGCTGGTCGCTGCGGGTCTTGCGCGACAGCAGCAGCTGCAGCGACATCGCCGCCGCCTGCGCCGCCGGAGCCGTGGCGAAGCTGTCCGGCATCACGTCGCCCGCCCCCAGATCCAGCGCGATGCTGGCCATGTCCACCCGGTCGGGCGCGATGGCGATCACGAAGCCCGCATCCCGCGATCCGGGCCGAGAGCGCAGTTCGGACAGCAGCCGCAACCCGTCGCCCCGCCCCCGGATGTCGGCGGCGATCAGGTACAGATCCGCCGTCCGCCCCGCCGTCGCCGCAGCCAGGGCCTGATCGGGATCGTGAACCTCGAATCGGCACTCCATCCGGTCGGACAGCATCTGCCGCCAGCGCAGGGCGCGGCCCGGATGGTCCGCGACCAGCGCGATCACCGGGCGCCGCGCATGATCGAAGCCCGATGGCGCCTCGGCCATGCCGAGGGCGGCTGGCGGCAGTTCGACCTCGCGCAGGATGGTGCGGATGCGGGCCATCAGCATCTGGTCGTCGACATTGGGCTCCAGCGTCGCGGTGGCGCCCGCCTGCAGGGCCGCCAGCCGCTGATCGGGGGGCACCAGCATCAGGACCGGGATCTCGCCCGAGCGGTCGTCCCCGGCCAGCCTGCGGCACAGGTCGACCGCCGGGCCGTCGGGCAGCCCGCCGCCCAGGATGATCAGGTCGGGCCGCACAAGATCCAGCTGCCGCATCAGCTGCGCCGCCGAGCCCAAGGCAACGACATCATGGCACAGGGCCGTCAGCCGGACCTTGAAGGTGATCCGAACCGTTGCCGTGCCATCCACCACCAAGATTCGTGCTGTCATCGACCTATCCAGTCATTTCTGACATCTGCATTCCAACTTCGCCCCAAATGCTTAACAAAGGATTGCCAGGCAGCCGCCCGGACAAAAAAAAGGACGACACCCATGGCTTTCTCGCAGGAACAGGCACGCGACCTGGCGATGCAGACCTTGATTCTGCTGGTCGACCGGCCCGAGGATCTGACGCAGTTCATGGAGGCGTCGGGGCTGCGTCCCGCCGATTTGCGCGACATGGCCGCGCGCCCCGACATCGCCCTGTACCTGCTGGACTTCCTGGTCGAGGATGACGCCCGGATCGTCAGCTTTGCCGAGGCGCTTGACCTGCGCCCGCAGGATATCATGACCGCGCGGACGGCTCTGGCCGGGCCGGGCAGCTATGGCTGGGAGGCCGACTAGCGTTTTTCCGGCGCGCATTCCGGATCTGTTAAGACACAGCCGGTAAGGTCGTCTCGAATCGAGGACGACATGAACCGGCTGATCCACCGCACCATCACCGAATTTCTGCGCGACACCTATGGGGAGGAGTTTTCCCGCATCATCCGCGACGACCGCAGGAACATGGTCGCCCCGGCCACGCCGGTCACGGGCTTTGCGACCGCCGGCCTGACGCTGGCGGCGGAACGCCTGTCCAAGCCGCTGCCGGACCTCTACGAGGATCTGGGCGCCTGGCTGACGCGGATCGAGCCGCTGCGCAGGCTCCTTCGCTTTTCGGGTCGGGATTTCAACGATTTCCTGCTGCGGCTGGACGAGTTGCCCGGTCGGGCGCATCTGGTGTTGTCGACACTCGACGTGCCGCCCCTGCAGGTCGATGTCGTCGACGGAACGTTCTGGCTGACCCTGCCGCGGTTCGAGATGGGGTGGCAGCACATCCTGGTCGGGCTGCTGCGGGGGATGGCTGACGACTACGGGGCGCTGTGCCTGCTTTCGGTCCAGGGTGCGGCCATCCATGTCGAGATCTGCGACAACCGCTTTGCGGAAGGGCGCCACTTCACGCTCCATGGTGCGGCGGCCACGGGGATCGTCCCATGACCGACCTGCAGGGGCCCGCCCTGACCCTGGATGCGCTGAGGCGGTTCCTGCCGATGCATCTGCGGATCCGCGATGACGGGACGGTGCTGTCGGTCGGCCCGACCCTGGCCAAGCTGATGCCGAACCTCGAGGAGGGCATCGCCGAGCGGTTGGTCAATGCCCGGCCCGGCCACGGCATCTGCCCGCTGGCCGCCATCCGAGAGGCCGTGGACGGGCAGGGGCGGTTGATGCTGCGCATCGTGAACTCGCGGGACATCTTCCTGCGGGGGCACGGCGTCCGGGATTGCGAGGGGGCGATGCTGCTGAACCTGGGCTTCGGCATCAGCCTGCACAGGGCGATCCGGGCGGCGGAGCTGACCGATGACGACTTCGCCCCCTCGGATCTGGCGATGGAGCTGATGTTCCTGCGCGAGGCCAATCGCGGCGTGCTGCATGTGCTGTCGCGGTTCAACGACCAACTGGCCGAGGCGCGGCAGGAGGCCGTCCTGCAGGCGCAGACCGACGCCCTGACCGGGCTGCGCAACCGTCGCGGTCTGGACATCGAGCTGGCGCAGGCCCTGCGCCTGAACGGCCATCGGCACGAGGATGTCGCGACCCCGCTGGCCCTGATCCATCTGGATCTGGACCATTTCAAGCAGGTCGACGATCTCCTGGGGCATCTGGCGGGCGACGAGCTGCTGTTCCGGGTCGCCGCGGTCCTCAAGCAGCAGGTGCGCAAGGCGGACACGGCGGCCCGGGTCGGCGGCGACGAATTCGTGCTGCTCATGCGGGGAATGACCTCCCGCTCGGCGCTGCGGGACCTGTCCAAGCGGATCATCCGCGCCATCCGCCTGCTGACGCCGCCGGAACTGGTCGGATACACCGTGTCGGCCAGCATGGGGATCGTGATCTGGCTGCCGGGGCAGGCGGACTGCCCCGAGGATCTGCTGGCCCGCGCGGACAAGGCGCTTTACCAGGCCAAGGCCTCGGGCCGGTCGCAGGCGGTCATCCTGTGACAGGCGACTGTGCCAGCATGGCGCGCAGCAGCGCCTCCTTGGCGGGAAAGACATGGGCGGCGTCCTGCCGGGCCAGGACCCCCGCGCGCGCGGCCTGCCGCAGCGCATGGGCCCGGTCCGGCGTGTCGATGGCCCAAGACAGTGTCTCGGCCACCTCCTCGGCATCGTCCATGTCGACGATGAGGCCGTTCTCCATGTCCTCGATCATCTCCCGCACGGGCGCGGTGTTCGATCCGACGACCAGGCAGCCCATGGCCAAGGCCTCGGTCAGCGACCAGGAGGTGACGAAGGGTTCGGTGAAATAGACATGCGCGGTCGAGGCCTGCAGCACCGTCGCATATTCCTCGCGCGGGCGCATGGCGTTCACATGCAGGCGGCGGTGATCCAGATCCAGCTGGTCCATCATCCGCAGCCACCAGCTGTCCCCCGCGGGCAGCCGCGATCCGTAGGAGACCGCGTCATTGGCCAGGATGACCGTGTGGAAATCCTGCCGCTGCCGCTGCAACCGCTCGATCGCGCGCAGGAACTGGGGAAAACCGCGCAGCGGCTCCATCCCGCGCGTGGCATAGGTCAGGACCGGCACCCCCGGCGGAATGGTGACCCAATCGAAGTCGATCCGGGCGATGGGGTCGGGGCGGTGCAGGTCGCAATCGACGCCATCGGCCAGCACCGTGATCCGGTCCCGCAGCGCGGGCGGAAAGCGGCTGGCCTGGAACCGGGTCGGGCACCAATGTGCGTCGGCCAGGTCGAATTCGGCGGTGATGGGCAGGTTGCGCATCCGGTCCGCGACCTGGTCCATGACGTCGGAGGGGCGTTCGGCCCGGCCCTTGTCCCAGTTCCGGTCGGTGTAATACCATTCGTGATAGGCAATATAGCGGCAGTCGGGCCAGACCAGCTTGACGCCCAGGCCCACGCCCCAGCCCACATGGGCCATCACGATGTCGGGGACATAGCCCTCGGCATGGCGCATGCGGAACATCAGTTCGGTGGCGCCGCGGCAGTTCTGGGCGGCGTGGTCCAGAAGATGCCGGAAGTCCGATCGGGGGATCAGCGTGTCGCGGATCCGGAAGCGGCGGGTGCGGCAACCGTCGACCTCTTCGATGCGGTCGACGCCGCCATGGGCGAAGGTCACGTCCCAGCCTTGCGCGGCCAGCCAGGTGCCGAAGAACTGGAACTGGCCCTGTCCCGTCAGGTGCAGGAACAGGATCCGGGGCCGCGTCGCGGGCAGGGCCGCCGGCCCGGCCGGAGGAAGATCCGTGGCGGGGCCGTTCACTGCGCCCGCCTCTCGCCCGACTTGACGATCATCTGCCAGCCTTCGGTGGCGGGCCGGATCAGGTCGGGATGGCCCAGCTGGCCCGCCCGCCGCATCGCCCGGCTGCGGGCCGCCGGCAGGTCCAGCCGTGCCTTGGCCGCGACATAGATCGTGCCCGCCTCGCCATCCTCGATGACGTAGAGCGCGGGGAAGATCGACTGCAGCAGATCCTCGATCCCCGGCGCGGGTGCGGGGCAGCAGACCAGCAGGAGGGCCGCGCCCCCCGACAGCCGGCGCGACTGCAGGCGCATGAGGGCGGTCGCCTCGGGGCCGTGCAGCCAGTCCGCGCCCCCGTCCAGAAGAATGGCATCCATGCGGGGGCCCGACCCCTCGGGCACCGGATCGGACAAGGCGGCGGCGCGGCAGCCGGGCGTCAGCTGCAGCGCGGTCATCGCGCGCAGGGGCCAACCCTCGGTCGGATGATGAAGCGTCAGGTCCGGCAGCATCGACAGCAGCGCCACGGCCAGAGGCGTCAGCCGCGGCGCCGCGATCATCACATGGGTCAGCGCCGAGGTGGCGATCAGGATCCCCAGGCAGCGCCGCCCCAGGGCGCAGGCGGGCCGGGACGGGTTCAGCGCGTCCAG
Above is a window of Paracoccus liaowanqingii DNA encoding:
- a CDS encoding peptide deformylase; protein product: MTDPVISHSPLLFNDPRIGLRIRPAQTDDLSTRAAMRILDDLLARPGNRAIAAPAIGLPLRYLALRRGADLLHVLRPRLSAASAFHVNRAETSPATGPMRRHAWRAGKVTLTGTQPSGLPIEEELDGALAISVQQAMDLLDSTAPFDWITPFHRLWAEGANPVIRARSEGINSALHQAPWQGDAGTVGPFLTLDPRHVQVLDDAGAPVGTLDALNPSRPACALGRRCLGILIATSALTHVMIAAPRLTPLAVALLSMLPDLTLHHPTEGWPLRAMTALQLTPGCRAAALSDPVPEGSGPRMDAILLDGGADWLHGPEATALMRLQSRRLSGGAALLLVCCPAPAPGIEDLLQSIFPALYVIEDGEAGTIYVAAKARLDLPAARSRAMRRAGQLGHPDLIRPATEGWQMIVKSGERRAQ
- a CDS encoding DUF3572 family protein; amino-acid sequence: MAFSQEQARDLAMQTLILLVDRPEDLTQFMEASGLRPADLRDMAARPDIALYLLDFLVEDDARIVSFAEALDLRPQDIMTARTALAGPGSYGWEAD
- a CDS encoding cytochrome c-type biogenesis protein, producing the protein MRALWTRLALVLALALAPLTPALAVQPDEVLQDAGLESRARQISQQLRCPVCQGENIDESNAPISRDLRLFVRERLVAGDSNDEVIDNVVDRFGEFVLFDPRATGSNLILWMAGPLMAVLAALAAARFLRARNRPTPEVAALDPAEAKRLDEIMRGN
- a CDS encoding NUDIX hydrolase, with protein sequence MPIRDAATVLVLRRDDRGPSVLMGMRGAAAAFMPSKFVFPGGAVDSADAQVALARPLAPVCRQRLQQEDGVSPEAIAAAALRELAEETGLLIGQPDGPPCRWPGHAAAGLAPDAAPLVYLFRAITPPGRPRRFDAHFFVADAAAIAGDPDDFSAACDELSHLHWVPLAQARQLDLPFITEVVLAELAELIDGLPADRPLPRPDTVPFFDNRGPAPVFRQIA
- a CDS encoding GGDEF domain-containing protein, encoding MTDLQGPALTLDALRRFLPMHLRIRDDGTVLSVGPTLAKLMPNLEEGIAERLVNARPGHGICPLAAIREAVDGQGRLMLRIVNSRDIFLRGHGVRDCEGAMLLNLGFGISLHRAIRAAELTDDDFAPSDLAMELMFLREANRGVLHVLSRFNDQLAEARQEAVLQAQTDALTGLRNRRGLDIELAQALRLNGHRHEDVATPLALIHLDLDHFKQVDDLLGHLAGDELLFRVAAVLKQQVRKADTAARVGGDEFVLLMRGMTSRSALRDLSKRIIRAIRLLTPPELVGYTVSASMGIVIWLPGQADCPEDLLARADKALYQAKASGRSQAVIL
- a CDS encoding heme NO-binding protein, with product MNRLIHRTITEFLRDTYGEEFSRIIRDDRRNMVAPATPVTGFATAGLTLAAERLSKPLPDLYEDLGAWLTRIEPLRRLLRFSGRDFNDFLLRLDELPGRAHLVLSTLDVPPLQVDVVDGTFWLTLPRFEMGWQHILVGLLRGMADDYGALCLLSVQGAAIHVEICDNRFAEGRHFTLHGAAATGIVP
- a CDS encoding enoyl-CoA hydratase-related protein, which codes for MSYQTIQFDIREGVATLTLNRPAVMNALNRAMRAEITQALTTLPPEVRAVVLTGAGRGFCSGQDLTDAGAAADLEAVLRAEYEPMLAAITTCPVPVIAAVNGVAAGAGANLALAADVVIATESASFIQAFTRIGLIPDAGGTWIVPRAVGLARAMGMMLFADAIPARQAADWGLIWQALPDDQFAAGVAARAQALARGPTGVFLAIRAALAASFSQDLPAQLDLEARLQGEAGRSADFAEGVAAFLQKRPPVFTGR
- a CDS encoding diguanylate cyclase — encoded protein: MTARILVVDGTATVRITFKVRLTALCHDVVALGSAAQLMRQLDLVRPDLIILGGGLPDGPAVDLCRRLAGDDRSGEIPVLMLVPPDQRLAALQAGATATLEPNVDDQMLMARIRTILREVELPPAALGMAEAPSGFDHARRPVIALVADHPGRALRWRQMLSDRMECRFEVHDPDQALAAATAGRTADLYLIAADIRGRGDGLRLLSELRSRPGSRDAGFVIAIAPDRVDMASIALDLGAGDVMPDSFATAPAAQAAAMSLQLLLSRKTRSDQRRAEMDRQMRLAMIDPLTGLYNRRHALPHLAQIARQAVAEGRDFAVLVVDLDHFKAVNDRYGHSAGDAVLSEMARRLRETIGAQGMVARMGGEEFLCVLDDCPPGRACPVAEALRRAVQDRPVTLPRLSGGGAIRVTASVGLACADPSEPGAPDQLGRLVMERADQALLAAKAAGRNRVVCAHGQHAA
- a CDS encoding glycosyltransferase family 4 protein → MNGPATDLPPAGPAALPATRPRILFLHLTGQGQFQFFGTWLAAQGWDVTFAHGGVDRIEEVDGCRTRRFRIRDTLIPRSDFRHLLDHAAQNCRGATELMFRMRHAEGYVPDIVMAHVGWGVGLGVKLVWPDCRYIAYHEWYYTDRNWDKGRAERPSDVMDQVADRMRNLPITAEFDLADAHWCPTRFQASRFPPALRDRITVLADGVDCDLHRPDPIARIDFDWVTIPPGVPVLTYATRGMEPLRGFPQFLRAIERLQRQRQDFHTVILANDAVSYGSRLPAGDSWWLRMMDQLDLDHRRLHVNAMRPREEYATVLQASTAHVYFTEPFVTSWSLTEALAMGCLVVGSNTAPVREMIEDMENGLIVDMDDAEEVAETLSWAIDTPDRAHALRQAARAGVLARQDAAHVFPAKEALLRAMLAQSPVTG
- a CDS encoding holin family protein — protein: MGLIDRFLGVAPAVTALGSAATGMAEVFTQNATRRMELDEEAYARAIAQAGQEFAVPRQGWFDSFVNGLNRLPRPLLALGTMALFIYAMVEPAGFGLRMEGLQQVPEPLWWLLGAIVGFYFGAREAHHFRHRVWPARITEETTIVPHTTPPAAPVPQARPAGDFSDNAALRDWQASLRD
- a CDS encoding DUF983 domain-containing protein, with product MTQITPQDVDAPERPTGQAMLRGARGRCPACGEGKLFLSYLKVADHCPSCQEEMHHQRADDGPAYLTILIVSHLGAPLLLASFIAWRPSAMTMLLSFSIGAIVLSLAMLPLIKGAMVGLQWARRMHGFGGRSSGVAA
- a CDS encoding heme lyase CcmF/NrfE family subunit → MIAELGHFALILAFMVGIYQMTIPMVGAHKGWHGWMDSARPAAMAQLLLMVLSFGALTIAFVTSDFSLRLVYENSHTAKPMIYKISGVWGNHEGSMLLWVLILALFGAAAALFGGNLPPSLRARVLGVQASVSVAFYAFIIFTSNPFWRMGNPPFDGRDLNPLLQDPGLAFHPPFLYLGYVGLSMAFSFAVAALIEGRVDAAWARWVRPWTLAAWVFLTIGIALGSWWAYYELGWGGFWFWDPVENASFMPWLLAAALLHSAVVVEKREALKSWTILLAIMAFGFSLIGTFIVRSGVITSVHSFANDPERGVFILAILAVFVGGALTLYAFRATEMTAKGVFSPVSREGALVLNNVLLAVAAFVVFIGTIWPLVAEMVWGRVLSVGPPFFNQAFTPFMIVLAIALPLGSILPWKRATLARTLRPLRGALILTGAIMVLVFAVSTGNSGLAVIGAGLGSWLVFGALAELWLRTGNSGAGRLLRLPRADWGKATAHAGLGITFIAVALVQAWQSEDVRVAQVDQPFRVGAYDLVLRDVQRVDGSNYLSQMATIEASRDGRPVATLTPEKRVYPVQGMPTTEASIDYGFWRDLYVVLGDEQVGGGWAVRTYIKPFVSWIWAGSILMALGGLISLTDRRYRVAAGASRPVRRDMTVPAE